The DNA window GGCGAATTCGCTTCGTTCGAGAAGAGCGACGTGGGACGGCGAATAATCGAGAATCTGATTCGCGAGCTCGCTGCCGATACTTCCGCCGGCGCCCGTGACGAGGACGTTCTTTCCGGCGAACAGCCGCCGCACCGGATCTCCCGGCAACTCGATCCGATCCCTCCGAATCAAATCCTCGATATTGACCGGCCGCAGCTGCGAGACGTGTACTCTGCCACTGACGAGCTGGTCGACTCCCGGGATCGTCTTGAATTCGAGATCGGCGTCGTCGAGCGTTCGTACGATTTCGCGCAATCGCTTACCCGACGCCGAGGGGATCGCGAGGAGCGCTTCGACGACATCGAGATCATCCGCGCATTCCGCAGCCTTCTCGATCGGCCCGATGACGGGAACTCCGCGGATCAGAGAGCCCCATTTGGCCCTCTGGTCGTCGAGAAAGCCGACGACTTTCATGCCGAGTTGGGGGCGATGCTGGATTTCCCTCAGGAGCGCCTCCCCTGCGTCTCCGGCGCCCACAATCAGAACATTGCGGACATCGGCCGGCAGAACGCCGAGACGGGTACGGTCTCTGAAAAGGCGAACCGAAATTCTCGCGCCGAACAGAATGAGAAGGGCGAATGCCCAGTCGATCAGAAGCACGCCGCGGGATGTTCCCTCGAGTCTGGCGGTCCATCCGAGCCCGGGCCCGACGAACCAGAGCGCGAAGATGACGGCCTGGGCGGTGGAAAGCCCTGCAACGAGACGAACGACGTCCGTGATGCCGACGTAACGCCACCAACCGCGATAGAAGCCGAAGAGGAATCCGACGACGAGCTGAACTCCGACGACAAGCGGAAGGCTGGTTTCGAGGGAGGCCAGCTGGTCGGGAGGCATTTCGAATTCGAAGCGAACCAGAGCGGCGAAGACATAGCTGCCCCAGAAAACCAGGGCATGAAAGGCAATCAGAATCAGAACGCGCGCCGGGGCGAGTTGTTCGACGAGCTTTTCGATGGAATTTCGCACGGTTCTGTCCAACCCCTGACTCTCGTAAAAATAGGATTATACGCCGTGAAGGGCTGTCATGGTCCAGGCCGATCGGCAGTTCCGCTTCGACCGGTCCGCGATGATGCTCACCAGGGCAGGACAGCGGTAGCGTGGACCGCGCACCGGATATGATGATTCGTGATGTCGCGGAGACTCGATCGAGCGCGTGCGGCCCTGGTCGTGATTGACGTCCAGGAGAAGCTCGCGCGCCACATTCACGAGATGCCGGCGGTTCAGCTGAATATCGAGCGGATGGCTCGGGGTGCCAGGGCGCTGGGAGTTCCGATCGTGGCGACCGAACAGTACCCGCAGGGGATCGGCTCAACGGTGGCCGGAGTCGCCGACGCGGTGAAACAGGGCGCAGAGTTCGACCCTATACAGAAGATGACCTTTTCCTGCCAGGATTGTGAAGAGTTTCGCGCCGCGCTCGGTTTGGCGGACCAGATCCTTCTCTGTGGAATCGAAGCACACGTGTGTGTCTACCAGACGGGGCTCGACCTTCTCGACGCCGGACTCTCGGTTCATCTCGTCACCGATGCGACCTCGTCACGAGATCCCCGGAATCGCCAGGTGGCAATCGATCGTCTATCGAGCGAGGGAGCGAAACTGACATCGACCGAAATGGCGCTGTTCGAGCTGACGCGGTCGGCAGGGACCGACGAGTTTCGAATGATTTCGCGGCTGGTGAAATGAAGTTCTCTCCGTACGAGCTACTCGACCGCCGCAGGGAGGGAGACTCGTGGTCGCTCGAGGAACTGGAGGCGTTCCTGGAGGCGTGGATGGCAGCGGAGATCGGCGACGAGCAGATGGCGGCGTTTCTCATGGCGACGGCGATCCACGGAATGAAACCCGAGGAGGCGATGGGGTTGACGCAATCGATGATCGCCTCGGGGGAATCATGGAATCTCCGGGATGAATTCGATTTCCTGGCGGACAAGCATTCGACCGGCGGGGTAGGAGACAAGGTTTCGATCATTCTGGCTCCGTGGCTTGCCAGCTGTGGGGTGAAGGTCGCGATGTTGTCGGGGCGCGGTCTTGGTCATACGGGCGGAACTCTCGACAAGCTCGAGTCGATCCCGGGTTTCAGGGCGGGACTGGACCGAGCCGAGATCATCGCGTGCGTGGAGGCGGCCGGATGTGCGATCGCCACCTCGACCGCGGCGATCGCGCCTGCCGACCGGAGAATGTATGCGCTGAGAGACGTGACGGGAACCGTTCGATCGATCCCGCTCATCACGGCATCGATCATGTCGAAAAAGCTCGCGATGGGAGCGTCGGCGCTTCTGCTCGACGTGAAGTTCGGTCGAGGTGCCTTCATGAGAGATCTGGAGGAGTCGAGGCAGCTCGCGCGAAGCCTCATTCGGGCCGCGGAGGGTTCGGGGACGGCGGTGGAAGCGATTGTGTCCGACATGTCGGTCCCTCTGGGCCGGGCGATCGGCAATGCTCTGGAGATCGTCGAGTGCGTGGAAACGCTGCGGGGTGGGGGGCCGGACGACCTCTACGAGCTCACCCGTGAGCAGGCAGCCCGGTTGATGGTGATGTCGGGAGAGTGGAGTATCGAACCGGCGCGGGCCCGGCTCGACGACGCGATCCGCAGCGGCGCGGCTCTCGACTCGATGCGGAAATGGATCGAGGCCCAGGAGGGGGACGCGCGATTCATCGATGATCCCGGCCGCCTGGAGCGCGCCGCCCGGGTGGAGGAGGTTCGAGCCGGCGAGAGCGGGTGGGTCAGCGGAATCGATCCGCTCGAGCTCGGCCTGATCGGCGTCGAGATTGGAGCCGGGCGAAAACGACAGTCGGATCCGGTCGACCATGCCGCCGGTATCGTGATTCACCGTCGATACGGAGACGAGGTCGAGCGCGGCGACGTCCTGGCGGAGTTGCACCTGCCGCAGAACGTCGATGTGAACGCTGTGAGCCGAAGACTTGCCGCAGCGTGGACCATCAGCGAAGAGCGACCGCCCGAGCGCAATCTGATCCGCGCGATAGAATCCTGATCAGTGAGCCGGCGCGCCATTGTCATCGTTTGCGACTCGCTGGGAGTCGGAGAGCTTCCGGATGCCGGAGAGTTCGGCGACGTCGGGTCGAACACACTGGGGCACGTCATTCGCGATGGCCGGCCGCACATACCCCGGCTCGAGCGATTCGGTCTGCTCGCGACACTCCCCGGCGGATCACCGCCGTCCGGCGGCGCGGGATGGGGAAGAATGGCGGAGAAGTCCGCCGGGAAGGACACGATCACGGGGCATTGGGAAATGATGGGTCTGATCACGTCCGAGCCGTTTCGAACCTATCCGGATGGCTTTCCTCGCGATGTCATCGCCGAATTCGAGCGGAGAATCGGCCGGTCCACGATCGGAAACGTGGCAGCATCGGGGACGGTCATCCTGGAGCAACTCGGGGAGGAACACATCCGCACCGGCTCTCCAATCGTTTACACGTCGGGAGACTCGGTGTTTCAGGTTGCGGCCTGCGAGGAGGTCATTCCGGTCGAGGAACTGTGGGACATCTGCAGGGTCGCGAGAGAGCTGATGAGAGGAGAGCACAACATCGGTCGCGTGATTGCGAGACCGTTTGTGCGAGACGCGAGTGGAGGATTTCGGAGGACGGCAAACCGTCGGGATTTTTCGGTCACTCCTCCCGCCGAAACACATCTCGACAGACTGCAGGCTGGCGGAATCCGCACGGTCGGAATCGGCAAGATCTCGGACATCTTCGATGGCAGAGGCATCGAGGTCGACATCAGGAGCGAGTCGAACGAGGATGGCATGGACAAGACGATGGAGCAGATGAAACGTGGCGAGGCCGGATTGGTTTTCACGAATCTCGTGGATTTCGATTCCAAGTATGGCCACAGGAATGATCCGATCGGGTATGCGCGCGCGCTCGAGCACTTCGACGAGCGGCTCGGAGAGCTGGTCGACGAGGCGCCGGAAGATGTCCTGATATTCGTCACCGCCGACCACGGATGCGATCCTTCCGATGAATCGACCGATCATACGAGAGAGTACGTCCCGGTGCTGGTCGTGGGGAAAGGGATCGAAAGAGCCACCGAGCTCGGTACCCGCTCCACGTTCGCGGATCTCGGTGCCACCGTCGCCGATTATCTCGGCGTCTCCTCGGATGGATTGCCCGGTGAGAGCTTTCTGAGTCTGTTGCCAGTTGCCTGAAACGGGTAGAGAATGGGGTCGATGAGGATCAAAAAAGCTGGATGGGTGGCGGCCGCGATGATGGCCTTGCCGCTCTCAGGGGCGGTGCCTCCGGAGGACCAGGCGGCTCTGAAGGCGGTCCGGCTCGACGCGGCGGTGGTGAGGCGCGTCGCGGAGGTAGCCCGCCGGGATCTCCCGAAGGACATCCTGCTCAGAATCATCGAGGAAGACATCCATCTCCTTCGTGGCCGAATCGACGAGTCCAGCTACCGATACGCCCACTTCGAGCCGATCGAGGCCGGTCGGGTGTCGGAAGGGTACAGCGTGCGAGCCGAGGAGGAGGGGCAGTTCGACCGATCGGAGTTTCGTGCGCGCAACGTCTTTGCGCTGGAGATCTCGATCCCCTCCCGGCGGATGCTGGTGACGCGAAATGCCGATGTGTGGGTCGAGCGCGTGACGCTCTCCTGGACGGATGCCGAGGGGCTCGAAAAAAACGAGTCGTTTCTGGTGGAGCGGCGTATCGAAGCCGGAGAGAGTCACCGGATCGACTTTCCCGAGGTTGCGCTCGATGCGCTCGTCATCGTGTTCGCTCGCGGTGAGGGGAAGACCGCGAATATGGAGCTCGAGCTGATCAAGGCGGATCTGGTGGACGATGCGGACAGCCCTTACTTCGGATCGGTGCAGAACGCGAAGCTCCTGAGGGAAGCTGTCGATCGGCGGGATCTGACGGCGGTCCAGAACCTCGCGTCGACGCTCGAGGAGCGACTGGGATCTCTGATCGGTGACGAGATGGCGGTTGTTGCCGGGACCGAGGTCGCGAGCGGGAATAATGACGATCTGGACTTTCTAGAGCTCTACCTGCAGTTAGAGACTATCGAGGACCTTCTCCAGGGTAGTCCGGGCGAGAGGGACGAAGCACTCGAGCGGTTACGGGAACTTGCGCGCGGCGTGCGCGAGCTTGCGCTCGAACGACGGGAAGCGGGGCGATGATCGCGCAATTTTCCGTTGAGACGAGACGAGCTTTCTGCTAAAATGGCGACTCGCCCCTTCCGAGGGGCAGATCCGAAGACGCCCACGCCAGACGGACTCGTGGCCGTATCCCGTAATGGATTTCGAGGCGTGGTCTCTCCTGTCTTCGGCTCCGGGTGTGAGGGCGGAAAAATCTCAGCGCGAAAGGAGTGTCAGTTGTCCCTGTCATTCAAGGTAGGAGAGAAAGTCGTTTACCCTCAACACGGTGTCACGGTCGTCGAGCACGTCGGCGAAACGAGTATCGATGGAGTCCAGAGTGATTTTTATCACCTTCGTCTCCTCGCCAATGATTCACGCCTGATGGTCCCCGTTGCGAACACCGAGCGGGTTGGTCTTCGGAAGCTCTACAAGATGAAAGATATCAAAGCGCTTCTGACTCAGCTCGAGTTGACCGAGAAGCGAAAGGCGCGGGACTGGAAAGACCGCTACCGCGAAAACATGGAGAAGATGAAGAGCGGAAGGCTCGAGGACGTGGCCGACGTTCTGAAAAATCTGACCGAGATCGCGCGACGCAAGACTCTGTCGTTCCGTGAGAAAAAGATGTACGAGCGGGCGAAACATCTGGTCGTTTCCGAGGTCGCGATCGTCAAGGGAATCGACGACGTCGCTGCCGAAACCCTGATCGAGGGTTCACTGGACAAAGGACTCGGTACCTCCACCGGACACTGAGACCCTGACGACATTGGAACAAAGGACGGGCGATCGAAAGGTCGCCCGTTCTGTTTTTGCGGCCTGCGGGGAGTGATTTCGATCGCTCGGAGGTTTGAATAGACCGTGAAGAACACGACGATTCTCCTTTCCGGCGCGCTTGCGGTTTCGCTCGGAGCGGTGGGAGCCTACGGCGAGCTGGTCACACTCAGCTCGGGACGGACGATCAAGGCGACGGACGTCGTCGTCGAGGACGAT is part of the Acidobacteriota bacterium genome and encodes:
- a CDS encoding thymidine phosphorylase; its protein translation is MKFSPYELLDRRREGDSWSLEELEAFLEAWMAAEIGDEQMAAFLMATAIHGMKPEEAMGLTQSMIASGESWNLRDEFDFLADKHSTGGVGDKVSIILAPWLASCGVKVAMLSGRGLGHTGGTLDKLESIPGFRAGLDRAEIIACVEAAGCAIATSTAAIAPADRRMYALRDVTGTVRSIPLITASIMSKKLAMGASALLLDVKFGRGAFMRDLEESRQLARSLIRAAEGSGTAVEAIVSDMSVPLGRAIGNALEIVECVETLRGGGPDDLYELTREQAARLMVMSGEWSIEPARARLDDAIRSGAALDSMRKWIEAQEGDARFIDDPGRLERAARVEEVRAGESGWVSGIDPLELGLIGVEIGAGRKRQSDPVDHAAGIVIHRRYGDEVERGDVLAELHLPQNVDVNAVSRRLAAAWTISEERPPERNLIRAIES
- a CDS encoding hydrolase, which encodes MSRRLDRARAALVVIDVQEKLARHIHEMPAVQLNIERMARGARALGVPIVATEQYPQGIGSTVAGVADAVKQGAEFDPIQKMTFSCQDCEEFRAALGLADQILLCGIEAHVCVYQTGLDLLDAGLSVHLVTDATSSRDPRNRQVAIDRLSSEGAKLTSTEMALFELTRSAGTDEFRMISRLVK
- a CDS encoding polysaccharide biosynthesis protein, with amino-acid sequence MRNSIEKLVEQLAPARVLILIAFHALVFWGSYVFAALVRFEFEMPPDQLASLETSLPLVVGVQLVVGFLFGFYRGWWRYVGITDVVRLVAGLSTAQAVIFALWFVGPGLGWTARLEGTSRGVLLIDWAFALLILFGARISVRLFRDRTRLGVLPADVRNVLIVGAGDAGEALLREIQHRPQLGMKVVGFLDDQRAKWGSLIRGVPVIGPIEKAAECADDLDVVEALLAIPSASGKRLREIVRTLDDADLEFKTIPGVDQLVSGRVHVSQLRPVNIEDLIRRDRIELPGDPVRRLFAGKNVLVTGAGGSIGSELANQILDYSPSHVALLERSEFALYEVDKRIRNEKPWLIPITSRHLCDINDEESVRPILERIKPDIVLHAAAHKHVPLGEENPAEYVRNNTIATRRLAELACGYQVERFVFISTDKAINPSSVMGATKRAGEIALLDYAERSAMSVTIVRFGNVLGSSGSVVPLFMEQIAAGGPVTITHPEVTRYFLRKSEAISLVLQAAALGGDRSMMMLDMGEPIVIADLARDLIRLTAHDDDAIEIKFTGLRPGEKLFEEIRLDSETSIPTEHPQIVLTRAPQPDREQVAEILKRLEISLVSNLEEPVSILRDLIPEFSPPASVASPNPQSSASLVPAPVSSH
- a CDS encoding CarD family transcriptional regulator, giving the protein MSLSFKVGEKVVYPQHGVTVVEHVGETSIDGVQSDFYHLRLLANDSRLMVPVANTERVGLRKLYKMKDIKALLTQLELTEKRKARDWKDRYRENMEKMKSGRLEDVADVLKNLTEIARRKTLSFREKKMYERAKHLVVSEVAIVKGIDDVAAETLIEGSLDKGLGTSTGH
- a CDS encoding phosphopentomutase; protein product: MSRRAIVIVCDSLGVGELPDAGEFGDVGSNTLGHVIRDGRPHIPRLERFGLLATLPGGSPPSGGAGWGRMAEKSAGKDTITGHWEMMGLITSEPFRTYPDGFPRDVIAEFERRIGRSTIGNVAASGTVILEQLGEEHIRTGSPIVYTSGDSVFQVAACEEVIPVEELWDICRVARELMRGEHNIGRVIARPFVRDASGGFRRTANRRDFSVTPPAETHLDRLQAGGIRTVGIGKISDIFDGRGIEVDIRSESNEDGMDKTMEQMKRGEAGLVFTNLVDFDSKYGHRNDPIGYARALEHFDERLGELVDEAPEDVLIFVTADHGCDPSDESTDHTREYVPVLVVGKGIERATELGTRSTFADLGATVADYLGVSSDGLPGESFLSLLPVA